A genome region from Carya illinoinensis cultivar Pawnee chromosome 2, C.illinoinensisPawnee_v1, whole genome shotgun sequence includes the following:
- the LOC122301703 gene encoding uncharacterized protein LOC122301703, whose product MATQHNNNKRRGRPSVRNPEDQQESPRDSENLVDAATRLIEVFTSGQTAMQVQVPHLTAFDRFCKQHPPLFDGKGTELDADNWLERLEKIFSVISCTEEQKVEFAAYNLADVANGWWKATRGFIQQELGEAIPISWNKFKEAFNDRFFPVSIREAKAREFADLKQGTMTVRQYASKFVELSRFAPHLVHTEALKAEKFERGLNPRIMDSLLALKIRKFADLEDRAVILEENLRVRAGEFSQRKRPFYAMEQNKGKRPMYSPVPKPIQVVKPPQRGTTAPHPACQNCGKRHAGKCLMGTNICFKCGKIGHLARECTMLVAPNTQVQNQGQKNPAPARVFALTFDDADTSPNVVTAREHLNLLSQ is encoded by the exons ATGGCAACACAACACAATAACAATAAACGTCGAGGGCGGCCCAGTGTCCGTAATCCTGAAGATCAACAAGAATCTCCTAGAGATTCAGAAAACCTCGTTGATGCGGCAACTCGCCTTATAGAGGTTTTCACTAGTGGGCAAACCGCCATGCAAGTACAAGTCCCACATCTGACTGCTTTTGATCGCTTCTGCAAACAGCATCCTCCGTTGTTTGATGGCAAGGGTACGGAATTAGATGCAGATAATTGGTTAGAGCGCTTGGAGAAAATTTTCAGTGTAATCAGCTGTACCGAGGAACAAAAGGTAGAATTTGCAGCATATAACTTGGCTGATGTGGCCAATGGGTGGTGGAAGGCCACTCGCGGATTTATTCAGCAGGAATTGGGCGAAGCTATCCCTATATCAtggaataaatttaaagaggCATTTAATGACCGGTTCTTTCCTGTATCCATTCGAGAGGCCAAGGCCCGAGAGTTTGCTGACTTGAAACAAGGGACAATGACAGTGAGACAGTATGCATCAAAATTTGTGGAGTTGTCGAGATTTGCCCCACACTTGGTCCACACCGAGGCACTGAAGGCTGAGAAGTTTGAGCGAGGCCTAAACCCCAGAATTATGGACTCCCTTCTTGCATTGAAGATTAGAAAGTTCGCGGACTTGGAAGATAGAGCAGTGATACTTGAGGAGAATTTACGAGTCCGGGCAGGGGAATTCAGTCAAAGGAAGAGGCCATTTTATGCCATGGAGCAAAATAAGGGCAAGAGACCTATGTACAGCCCGGTGCCCAAGCCAATCCAAGTGGTCAAACCTCCCCAACGTGGTACAACAGCACCTCACCCCGCATGCCAAAATTGTGGCAAACGTCATGCTGGGAAGTGCCTTATGGGGACTAACATCTGCTTTAAATGTGGTAAGATAGGTCATTTGGCACGGGAGTGTACAATGCTTGTGGCCCCTAATACTCAAGTGCAGAATCAAGGGCAGAAGAATCCAGCACCGGCTCGAGTTTTCGCGTTAACATTTGATGATGCTGATACTTCTCCTAATGTGGTAACAG CGAGAGAGCACCTGAACCTCTTGAGCCAGTGA